The genomic stretch GCTCTTCGGACGGGTCCTGGGGGCGGGCGGGAAGCTGCCGTTGGTCGGTACGGTGCTGACCTTGGGTGCCACCATGTGGGACATCGAGCACGGTACGGAGGCAGATGTCGCCGTCGCGGCGAATGCCGGCGGTATGGCTGCTGGGACTTTCGGGACATGGGGCGGCATGGCATTGGTTTCGGTTGCCGGTGGCCCGGTCGGCTGGGGAATCGCGGCAGGTGTCGTGCTGGGCTTCGGCACCGGCTACGCCATCTCGTACGTGATCAAGACAAAAACCGGGCAGAAGGCCGTCAACTCGATTACAGAGGCAGCGAAGAGCGTCGGCGGCAGGTTCGGTGATGCTGCGTCGAGTATGAAGAATACGGTGGGCGGATGGTTCTCATGAGGTGGACCGAGGATGGCTAAAAAGCAGCGCAAGCGGAACAGAGAGCGCGAATATGTGATTCCGCCTCACATCGAGGAGCACCGCCAAAGGTCTGCCAGGATGCGCGGATGGAAGCCGCACCCGCCGCTGCCGCAACGCCGTGTCGTTCTCGGAGGCTTCGGCCTGTTCCTGATTTGTGCGGGATTCTCCCTCGCGCTCTGGCTTCCTGCGCATTTTTTGGCTCAAGACTTGCGATCTCAAGGGGTAACCGCCGCTGCAAGAGTCATTGGCGTCGACGACAACCCCGCGCACGTAAAGGTTCGCTTCGTCCAAGGACCCAAATCAGGTACCGAAGTCGACCTGTGGGACTACGCCGGAATGTACCCCGACGTCAATGTAGGCGACCCGATGCTCGTCACCTACGATCCGAAGGATCCCCAACGCAGTCTGGCCCGCAACTGGGTATCGAATCCGCCTGCCAACCTGCCTGCATATGGCA from Streptomyces davaonensis JCM 4913 encodes the following:
- a CDS encoding DUF3592 domain-containing protein; protein product: MAKKQRKRNREREYVIPPHIEEHRQRSARMRGWKPHPPLPQRRVVLGGFGLFLICAGFSLALWLPAHFLAQDLRSQGVTAAARVIGVDDNPAHVKVRFVQGPKSGTEVDLWDYAGMYPDVNVGDPMLVTYDPKDPQRSLARNWVSNPPANLPAYGTSALALLALGLTVIVIVRRRKILRMREAPTPEAVSLTKS